The Myxococcus virescens genome includes the window CCAACACCGGCCCGCCGGAGTTGCCCGGGTTGATGGAGGCGTCCATCTGCATGTAGTCGAAGTCGCCGTCGCGCCCGTTGGGCGTCACGTCCGTGCGGCCCATGTAGCTGACCACGCCCACCGTCACCGAGTGGGCCAGCCCGAACGGGTTGCCGATGACGACAATCCAGTCCGCCGAGCGCACGTGCGACGCGGAGGCCAGTTTCAGCACGGGCAGCTTGCGGGGCGCGGCGATTTTCAGCAGCGCGCAGTCGGTGCGGGCGTCCTCGCCCACCACGATGGCCTCGAACTCCTCCACGTAGCCGCGCGGGTGCAGGACGGAGACGATGACCTCCGCCGCGCCCTCCACCACGTGCGCGCTGGTGAGGATGTAGCCGTCCGGATGGATGATGAAGCCGGAGCCGATGCCCTTCTGCGCTTCTTCTCCAGCGGCGGCGGCCTGTACGTCGGCGGCCTGCTGTGTGGTGATGGACACCACGGCGGGCATGGCGCGCCGGGCGATGTCGCTCAGCGTGGAGCGTTGCTTCTGGAGGGCGCGGTTCTGTGACTCCACCCACAACCGGTTTCGCTCGCGGCCGGTGGCTTGCGCTGGCAGCGCCAGCGCGCACACCAGCGCGGCGAACAGGATGACACTCTTGCCTCGCGCCCTGCCCATGGCCCCGCCTCCACCCCGACCAGCCGCCTCCCGTGCAACCTAAGGAGGAGGGGAGGCCAGGGGAAGCGGACCCGGAGGCGAACTACTTCTTCTTCGCGATGATGCGGTTCACCGCTTCACGGTCCTCGGCGCTGATGCGCTCACGAGGCGACGAATCCTTGTTTCCGGCGACGGCGTCCTTGGCGTCCTCGTACGCGTCCTCCAGCCCGTCCTTGAGCCGATCCACCGTGGAAGGGCTCACCGAGCGGCTCCACGCTCGCTCCATGTGGTTCAAGGGCGTGCGCCCATCCACCTTGCCCGAAGCCAGGAAGACGCCGAGCCCCACCGCACAGCACGTCCAGACGATGAACTTCAATGCGTTCACGCTCACAGCCTCCTACCTATTCGTACACCAAGGGAGAGGGCGTGGCCAGTTTCCGACCGCCGCGGTGTCCAATGCGCTGACAGCGCGGGGTGGGGCCTTTAATGTCCGCGCGCTTGCAACCCGAAGAACTCTTTCAGGCGGCCCGTGAGCGGGCGGCGCAGTTGGACGTAGGGCGTGGCGACGCGGCGGTGGAGCGGGTGCGCGCGGCGGCCTCGGCCCTCTTCGTCCGTATCCCCGAACCGCCGGTGTACCGCCGCGCGGAGGACCCTTCCCGCAAGGCGGCCCAGGCCTTGCTCCCCGAAGTCGAGCGGGTGCTGGCGGAGGCGCTGGCCGCGGGGCGGGATGCCTCGGCGGTGGCCCCGCTGGAGAAGCTGGTGGCCGCGCTGCTGGCCCACGGCGAGGCGCTCTGCCACACAGCGGCCGGACGTCTGGAGGCCGCGGAGACGGCCTGGCGCCGGGCGCAGGAGCTGGAGCGCGCCGCGCACCCGACGCGCCACCTGGTGACGTCGCCGCCGCGTCCGCCGCCGGTGTTCGACAAGGGCTCGCGTGTGTCGCGCTATGACCCGCGGCCCGCGCCTCAGGCGAGCGTGAAGCTGGTGTGTCCGAACATGGGCTGCAAGCGGGTGGGGGACTACGCGTTCCTCACCAGCCACGCCTACAACCGCTTCATCTGTCCGGTCTGCCGCACGCCTTTCCTGGCGTACTTCGGCGAGCTGCGCGGGCTGGAGGTGGAGGTCGGCCGCAGCTCCAAGCGGTACTTCTTCACGGTGGACGAGGTCGGCACCACGGGCAGCACGCGCATCGAGTTCGAGGAGGCCAGCGGCCAGGAGTTCCCCTCCGCGCGGCGCGACTTGCTGGCGTTCGTCTACACGGAGGCGCGCGAGCTGAAGGCGGTGGTGAACCTCACCAACCAGCGGCTCATGTGGGTGAGCCCGGCGTCCTCGTGCTTCGTGGCCACGGTGGCGTTCGGCGAGGGCGCGCCGGAGCTCGTGGCCTTCCGCGCCTACCGCGACGACGTGCTGCGGAAGAGCGCGCCGGGTCGGGTGTTCATCCGGGGCTACTATCGGTGGGGCCCTGACGTGGCGGCGTGGGTGTCGAGGCGCCCGGCGGCGCGTGAGGGTGTGCGGTGGGTGCTGCGGCGGGTGCATGGCCGCCTGACCAGGAGTGGATTCGAGTGACGGATAGCATCGGAGCTCCGCCTCCGGCCCCGAAGAAGGTGGGCCGTGGAACGAAGCTGGTACTGGGACTGCTGGGGGCGCTCGGCGTGGGCGGCGTGGTGTTCCTGGGCGTCCTGGAAGCGCAGCGAGCCCGGCTGGTGCCGGATGGGACGACCGCGCCGACCATGGAGATGGCACGCCATGGCGGCGGCACGATGAAGCTGGAGGACCTGAAGGGCCAGGTGGTGATGCTGGACTTCTGGGCCACCTGGTGCCCGCCGTGCCGTGAGGAGATGCCGGCGCTGGTGAAGCTGGCCAAGGAGTACGAGCCGCAGGGGCTCGTCTTCGTGGCGGCCAGCCGGGATGACGGCGACCGCGCGCCCAAGCTGGTGGAGGCCTTCATGCGCAACCACCTACCGGAACTGGCGCCGTACGTGGTGTACGCGGACGACAACGTGGCGCGGGCCTTCCAGGTCAGTGCGCTGCCGACACTCTACTTCCTGGATCGCGACGGCAAGGTGATCGACGCGCAGCGCGGCGCGCTGTCCGAGGACGGCATCCGCCGCCGCATCGAGCGCGCGCTGAAGCAGCCCTGACGCCTGAGTACGGGGGGGATTTCACATGTCCTGGTTCCTGGCGCTGTCCCTGCTCGCGGCCACGCCGGAGGGCGGCGCCGCGAAGAAGGCGGAGGACGCCGAATCGCTGCGTCTGCGCGCCACGAAGCTCTACCGCGCGAAGAAGCTCGGCGAGGCCTGTCCTTTGTTCGAGCGCGCCGCGAAGCTCGCGCCGGAGCACGGCCCGACGCTGGCGGACCTGGGGCTGTGTCTCCAGAAGCAGGGCCGGAAAGAGCAGGCCCTGGCCGTCTACCTGCGCGCGCTCAAGGCGAGCGGCGCGGACGCCAAGACGCGCGCCAACGTCTACTTCAACCTCGCCGCGTTCCATGACGTGACGCCTGAAGCCCTGACGCTGGAGTACCAGCCGACGCCCAGGGGCCACTACCTGGCCATCCGCGGCGCCGGGCCGTGCGCGGACCTGCCCTCCTCGGAGCCGAGCTGTGGCACCGTGCTGCAGGCGTGCCTCAGCGAATGGGTGACGCCCGTCGAGGCCGTCTACGCGGAGACACCCCCGATGTTCTACGCGGAGACGGGCTTCAACATGCACGTCAACGGGGCCGGAGCGCGGGAGGACGCGTCCGCCCCCACGCGGCGTGGCGAGGCAGGGTACTGCCCCAACGCGCCTTCGCCGGCGGATGGGGGCTCCCCGGCGGGGCGGCACTGCCTCTATTGGGAGAGCAACGAGCTGCTCGACGAGTGCCACTACAAGGAACACGTCTGCGAGGCGCAGCGGGAGCCGTGGCTGAAGAACGCAGGCAGCTGCAAGTTCGTCTACGTGAACCCTTGCGAGGGCCGCGTCGCCGTCGCGTGTGAAGGCGCCCGCTTTTCACCCAAGCAGGTCTGGGTCGGCGAGGTGCGGGTGGCGCCCGTCCGCTGAGTGGGGCGGGCGCCTCACGGGCGCTCCGCCCCTGCTCGCGTGGACTACGGCTTGCCGTCCTTGCCCGGGGCCGCGTTGGCCGGCGTCGTTCCCGGCGGCGGCGGCTGGCCCGCTGGGACGACGGTCTCCTTCTTCTCCGTCTCCAGCTCGGCGCGCACGAGCCGGAAGTCGACGCGCCGGTTCTTCGCGCGGCCCAGCGCCGTGTCGTTGGTGGCAATCGGGTTGTCGAAGCCGAAGCCCTTGGAGCTGAGGCGCTTGCGCGCGATGCCCTTGGCCACCAGGTACTCGAGCACGGACTTCGCGCGGCGGTCGGACAGGCCCATGTTGAGGGCGCGCGAGCCGCGATTGTCGGTGTGGCCTTCGATGAGGACCGGACCCAGCGTCGGGTTCTTCCGCAGCACCGTCGCCACCTCGTCCAGCAGCGGGTACGACTGCTTCTGGATGACGGCGGAGCCCGTCTCGAAGAGCACGTTGCCCTTGATGCGGATGCGGTCGGACTCGACGACGACATACGGCGGCGAGTCGTACGGGCAGCCGTTGTTCTCCGGCGGACCGAACTGCTCGGGGCAGTCGTCCTCGTTGTCGGGCACCTCGTCACCGTCGGTGTCCGGGCAGCCGTCGTAGTCCTTCGGGCCGGGCTTGTCCGGGCACTTGTCGAGCTTGTCGGCGATGCCGTCGCCGTCCGCGTCGTTCTCGTCCTCCGGGCAGCCCTTGTTGGACTTGGGGCCCGGCTTGTCGACGCAGGCGTCCTCGCCGTCGACGACGCCGTCGCCGTCCGTGTCGTAGTTCGGGTCCGGGCAGCCCTTGGTGTGCTTGGGGCCCTTCTCGTTGGCGCAGCCGTCCTCGCCGTCGGGGATGCCGTCACCGTCGTTGTCCGGGTCGGGGCAGCCGTCGCCGTCCTGGAAGCCGTCGATGTCCTCGGGCTCGTTGGGGCAGCGGTCGCGGATGTCGGGCACGCCGTCGCCGTCCGAGTCGATGAACGTCTCGTCGTAGCGCACCGCGAACATCACCCGCAGGGCCTCACGGCCGTAGCCGCTGGACAGGTTGATGCCGCGGCCGACGTTGAGCTCCATGCCCCAGTTGCCCCAGACCTTGGCGCGGGCGCCCACCAGCGCCTCCCACGGCGTCTTGAGCGTGTCGGCCTGGTCGAAGTTGAAGGGGCGCACCAGCGGGGTGCCCAGGTGCATTTCCGCCACGGCCTCCACGTCC containing:
- a CDS encoding S1C family serine protease, yielding MGRARGKSVILFAALVCALALPAQATGRERNRLWVESQNRALQKQRSTLSDIARRAMPAVVSITTQQAADVQAAAAGEEAQKGIGSGFIIHPDGYILTSAHVVEGAAEVIVSVLHPRGYVEEFEAIVVGEDARTDCALLKIAAPRKLPVLKLASASHVRSADWIVVIGNPFGLAHSVTVGVVSYMGRTDVTPNGRDGDFDYMQMDASINPGNSGGPVLDLHGDVVAVANAVNVAGQGIGFAIPIDIAKTVIPHLKSHGRVRRGWLGMSVQDFSPEVAEAFNLRRGRGVVVTDIVEGGPAERAGLQVGDVIVRVDQRRVRRAHALRWQVAARGVGRDVKFQVHRLGRPMKLTLKLDEMPSEETPLPTVASTAPGRHAGAPQPVVDDLLSPVPRSKGRRATPPPGEAAPGTGGSGQDAPAP
- a CDS encoding CFI-box-CTERM domain-containing protein, with the protein product MSARLQPEELFQAARERAAQLDVGRGDAAVERVRAAASALFVRIPEPPVYRRAEDPSRKAAQALLPEVERVLAEALAAGRDASAVAPLEKLVAALLAHGEALCHTAAGRLEAAETAWRRAQELERAAHPTRHLVTSPPRPPPVFDKGSRVSRYDPRPAPQASVKLVCPNMGCKRVGDYAFLTSHAYNRFICPVCRTPFLAYFGELRGLEVEVGRSSKRYFFTVDEVGTTGSTRIEFEEASGQEFPSARRDLLAFVYTEARELKAVVNLTNQRLMWVSPASSCFVATVAFGEGAPELVAFRAYRDDVLRKSAPGRVFIRGYYRWGPDVAAWVSRRPAAREGVRWVLRRVHGRLTRSGFE
- a CDS encoding TlpA family protein disulfide reductase, with the translated sequence MTDSIGAPPPAPKKVGRGTKLVLGLLGALGVGGVVFLGVLEAQRARLVPDGTTAPTMEMARHGGGTMKLEDLKGQVVMLDFWATWCPPCREEMPALVKLAKEYEPQGLVFVAASRDDGDRAPKLVEAFMRNHLPELAPYVVYADDNVARAFQVSALPTLYFLDRDGKVIDAQRGALSEDGIRRRIERALKQP
- a CDS encoding tetratricopeptide repeat protein; its protein translation is MSWFLALSLLAATPEGGAAKKAEDAESLRLRATKLYRAKKLGEACPLFERAAKLAPEHGPTLADLGLCLQKQGRKEQALAVYLRALKASGADAKTRANVYFNLAAFHDVTPEALTLEYQPTPRGHYLAIRGAGPCADLPSSEPSCGTVLQACLSEWVTPVEAVYAETPPMFYAETGFNMHVNGAGAREDASAPTRRGEAGYCPNAPSPADGGSPAGRHCLYWESNELLDECHYKEHVCEAQREPWLKNAGSCKFVYVNPCEGRVAVACEGARFSPKQVWVGEVRVAPVR
- a CDS encoding OmpA family protein gives rise to the protein MQGFSLRGSATRLVVLGLLLASVAAHADHDPFARGFDAVPVKATAAQHSGIALEGTSNALPAGSFRAALLFDFNWRILALKLGDEKLGDLLPYRLDAHLLFAYQLHERLELAVDLPVTLLQGDNFQLLRDALNAPNFPGAAGVGRTTLGDIRLLPRVHLLDRETFPVGVSLVAEVRLPTGSASSFTGERGVLWAPRIALEQRFTALPVPIRVLGNVGVRLRPHAQYLNLLVDDELTLGAGAIAELPNMGRFTDVEAVAEMHLGTPLVRPFNFDQADTLKTPWEALVGARAKVWGNWGMELNVGRGINLSSGYGREALRVMFAVRYDETFIDSDGDGVPDIRDRCPNEPEDIDGFQDGDGCPDPDNDGDGIPDGEDGCANEKGPKHTKGCPDPNYDTDGDGVVDGEDACVDKPGPKSNKGCPEDENDADGDGIADKLDKCPDKPGPKDYDGCPDTDGDEVPDNEDDCPEQFGPPENNGCPYDSPPYVVVESDRIRIKGNVLFETGSAVIQKQSYPLLDEVATVLRKNPTLGPVLIEGHTDNRGSRALNMGLSDRRAKSVLEYLVAKGIARKRLSSKGFGFDNPIATNDTALGRAKNRRVDFRLVRAELETEKKETVVPAGQPPPPGTTPANAAPGKDGKP